One stretch of Pedobacter riviphilus DNA includes these proteins:
- a CDS encoding LytR/AlgR family response regulator transcription factor: MNLNCIVVDDEPLALDILQDYISKVPFLTMVKRCENPIEALQIVQGGGIDLVFLDIQMPELTGIQFLKIAGNKCHYILTTAYPEYALESYDLNVSDYLLKPIAFDRFYKAVEKVHNQVKPVEAPASVAQPIVTPAPFSGSPNPVQDYIFVKTEHKIQKIYLHDILFIEGLKDYISIFTKDERVITLQSMKKMEEALPQGQFIRVHKSYIVAVDKIESIERSRITINQKIIPVGDTYRDEFFRVIGNKNI, from the coding sequence ATGAACTTAAACTGTATTGTTGTTGATGATGAGCCCTTAGCGCTTGATATTTTACAGGATTATATTTCAAAAGTACCTTTTTTAACCATGGTTAAAAGGTGCGAAAATCCTATTGAAGCCTTGCAGATTGTACAGGGCGGAGGGATTGATCTTGTGTTTTTAGATATTCAGATGCCTGAGCTAACCGGAATCCAGTTTTTAAAAATTGCGGGTAATAAATGCCACTATATATTAACTACCGCTTACCCAGAGTATGCTTTAGAGAGCTACGACCTAAATGTTTCGGATTACCTATTAAAGCCAATTGCGTTCGACCGTTTTTATAAAGCGGTAGAAAAAGTTCACAATCAGGTAAAGCCGGTTGAAGCTCCTGCAAGTGTAGCACAGCCCATCGTTACACCTGCGCCATTTTCTGGCTCTCCAAATCCGGTTCAGGATTATATTTTCGTGAAAACGGAGCATAAGATTCAAAAAATCTATTTGCACGATATTTTATTCATCGAAGGTTTAAAAGATTACATTTCGATATTTACGAAAGATGAGCGCGTAATTACGCTACAGAGCATGAAGAAGATGGAAGAAGCTTTACCCCAAGGTCAGTTTATCAGGGTGCATAAATCTTATATTGTGGCTGTTGATAAAATTGAAAGCATAGAACGTAGCCGCATTACCATCAATCAAAAAATTATCCCGGTTGGAGATACTTACCGCGATGAATTTTTTAGGGTGATTGGAAATAAGAACATCTAA
- a CDS encoding ABC transporter permease, producing MHALYISLVSEFYKSRKTLAFWAAILLPVIICSLITFGFYSGSEKILARHYPPMMLWGNYIGAALGVMGLLVMPFYVIFMAFSVNNIEHKNDTWKMLFAQPLNKFSIYAAKYLYAVFLIMICLFLFATLTYAFGHLLQVLVPKYNFNQYNPQNILINSYAKLFLSSLGILSLQFILSLIWGDFLKPMGIGFVGTIMGIITANVGWKYAYLNPYSLPTLALRITKVSKNTDPLEFPIFTQEIWTSLVYALVLFIIGYFIVTKKSIK from the coding sequence ATGCACGCTCTTTATATTTCTTTAGTATCAGAATTTTACAAATCGAGAAAAACCTTAGCTTTTTGGGCAGCCATATTATTACCCGTTATTATATGCTCCTTAATCACTTTCGGTTTTTATTCGGGTTCCGAAAAGATTTTGGCCAGGCATTACCCGCCTATGATGCTTTGGGGCAACTATATTGGTGCAGCACTTGGCGTAATGGGTTTATTGGTTATGCCTTTTTATGTCATATTTATGGCTTTTTCTGTCAATAATATTGAGCATAAAAATGATACCTGGAAAATGCTGTTTGCTCAGCCCTTGAATAAATTCTCTATTTATGCTGCAAAATATTTGTACGCGGTATTTTTAATCATGATCTGCTTATTCTTATTTGCCACCCTCACCTATGCCTTTGGTCACTTATTACAGGTTTTAGTACCAAAATATAATTTCAATCAATACAACCCACAAAATATCCTCATCAACTCTTATGCTAAACTTTTCCTGTCATCTTTAGGTATTTTATCACTTCAGTTTATCCTGAGTTTGATATGGGGCGATTTTCTTAAACCAATGGGGATAGGTTTTGTTGGAACCATAATGGGCATTATCACCGCGAACGTAGGGTGGAAATACGCTTACCTCAACCCCTATTCGCTACCAACACTTGCATTAAGGATTACTAAGGTAAGCAAAAACACTGATCCATTAGAATTCCCAATTTTTACCCAAGAAATATGGACAAGCTTGGTTTATGCTTTAGTCCTTTTCATCATTGGCTATTTTATCGTTACCAAAAAGAGCATAAAATAA
- a CDS encoding M56 family metallopeptidase: MSFAHYLLQVNLYLIVFFGFYKLLLDKETYFTLNRIYLVSAGVLSLCIPFIRLEWLTEQKAAQQVYTSVNWEAVLAQATIVTERNTGFNWGNAFVYIYCAGILFFLGRLVFNLLAVKKLITINKAGSAFSFFGKKVIDQQLPQMDVIDIHEEAHIKQWHTVDILFFEIIGIITWLNPVIYLYKNTIKNIHEFLADELAAEFQGDKAEYAMLLLSKSFGISPNALTNGFLGKSLIKKRIFMLHKERSKKIAIVKYGIFIPLFAILIVFSSATVRKNEKLLSITDQIPMEKPIEMVENMVTAPEKPVITPTISVDGKTDANWKGFYQFLSRNIKYPNAASSDEVQGNTQIKFKLKGGRVTDITSNIELGAGCDEEVMKAILSYKGFKTVADGKYALTVSFKIPESSEEFKNKLLPKSDGYVNLNKINIISYLPKTTETETSAIKSENTDKVYDFVSIEKQPEFPGGISKFYRYLSSSIKYPKLAQENNVQGKVFLSFVVEKDGSLTDIQITRGLGSGTDEEAIRVLKESPKWHPGIQNGLAVRVKYNINVNFTINDPTKETKTGSISNDRIRLKEGTNLDALVILDGVKLSDNSQLNAINPNNIESIEVLKDQTAMNLYGPKAKGGVILVTSKGAKSNAFRPLDSKELSIDKTINFFELNRKF; this comes from the coding sequence ATGAGTTTTGCCCACTACCTATTACAGGTGAACTTATACTTAATTGTTTTTTTCGGTTTTTACAAATTACTGTTAGATAAGGAGACCTACTTCACTTTAAACCGCATTTATTTAGTATCTGCGGGCGTTTTGTCTTTATGCATACCATTTATCCGTTTAGAATGGCTAACGGAACAGAAAGCAGCGCAACAGGTTTATACTTCAGTTAATTGGGAAGCCGTATTAGCACAGGCAACAATTGTAACGGAACGTAACACTGGTTTTAACTGGGGAAATGCTTTCGTTTATATCTATTGTGCCGGTATTTTGTTCTTCTTAGGTAGATTGGTATTTAACTTATTAGCAGTTAAAAAACTCATCACTATAAATAAGGCTGGCTCGGCTTTCTCCTTTTTTGGCAAAAAAGTAATTGATCAGCAACTACCGCAAATGGATGTGATTGATATTCATGAAGAAGCACACATCAAACAATGGCATACCGTAGATATTTTATTTTTCGAAATTATAGGGATTATTACCTGGTTAAACCCGGTTATTTATCTTTACAAAAACACCATTAAAAATATCCACGAGTTTTTAGCTGATGAACTTGCCGCAGAATTTCAGGGTGATAAAGCTGAATATGCCATGCTATTACTAAGTAAGTCGTTTGGTATTTCACCAAATGCCTTAACAAATGGATTCTTAGGAAAATCATTGATCAAAAAAAGAATTTTCATGCTTCATAAAGAGCGGTCTAAAAAGATCGCTATTGTGAAGTATGGAATTTTTATTCCTTTATTTGCCATTCTGATTGTGTTTTCGTCGGCTACTGTTCGTAAAAATGAGAAATTGTTGTCCATTACAGATCAAATCCCAATGGAGAAACCGATCGAGATGGTTGAAAACATGGTTACTGCTCCTGAAAAGCCAGTTATAACACCTACAATTTCTGTTGATGGCAAAACAGATGCAAACTGGAAGGGATTTTATCAGTTTTTATCGAGAAATATTAAATACCCAAACGCAGCCAGTAGCGATGAGGTGCAAGGAAATACGCAGATAAAATTTAAGCTAAAAGGCGGTAGAGTTACCGATATTACATCGAATATAGAACTAGGAGCAGGTTGTGATGAAGAAGTGATGAAAGCAATTTTATCCTATAAAGGATTTAAAACCGTAGCTGATGGCAAATATGCTTTAACGGTAAGTTTTAAAATTCCAGAATCTTCGGAAGAGTTTAAGAATAAATTATTGCCTAAATCTGATGGATATGTAAACCTGAACAAGATTAATATCATATCTTATCTTCCTAAAACCACCGAAACGGAAACCAGCGCTATTAAATCTGAAAATACAGATAAAGTATATGATTTTGTTTCAATCGAGAAACAACCAGAATTTCCGGGAGGCATAAGCAAGTTTTATAGATATCTGAGTAGCAGCATTAAGTATCCTAAGTTGGCACAGGAGAATAATGTGCAGGGTAAGGTTTTCCTCAGCTTTGTAGTTGAAAAAGATGGATCATTAACAGATATCCAGATTACACGTGGTTTAGGAAGCGGCACAGACGAGGAGGCCATCAGGGTTTTAAAAGAATCGCCAAAATGGCACCCAGGTATCCAGAATGGCCTAGCTGTAAGGGTAAAATATAATATCAACGTTAATTTCACCATCAACGATCCCACAAAAGAGACTAAAACAGGTAGCATTTCCAACGACCGGATTAGATTAAAAGAGGGTACAAATCTTGATGCGCTAGTTATTTTAGATGGTGTTAAATTATCAGATAACAGTCAATTGAATGCGATAAACCCAAACAACATCGAATCAATAGAAGTGTTAAAAGATCAAACAGCAATGAATCTATATGGGCCAAAAGCCAAGGGTGGCGTCATTTTAGTTACCAGTAAGGGCGCAAAAAGCAACGCTTTCAGGCCACTTGACTCAAAAGAGCTTTCGATAGATAAAACAATTAATTTTTTCGAACTTAATAGAAAATTCTAA
- a CDS encoding response regulator transcription factor, translated as MINNILLRENHSSISEREVEIVHLLSMGYNSKEIGGMLFISEHTVNTHRRNMVRKLDLKNSYQLIVWAFKERILSL; from the coding sequence ATGATAAATAATATCCTGCTGCGGGAAAACCATAGTTCGATTAGCGAAAGGGAAGTCGAAATTGTGCACCTTTTATCAATGGGCTACAACAGTAAAGAAATTGGCGGAATGCTTTTTATCAGCGAGCATACGGTTAATACGCACCGAAGAAATATGGTAAGAAAGCTCGATCTAAAAAATTCTTATCAGTTAATTGTTTGGGCCTTTAAAGAAAGAATATTATCCCTATAA
- a CDS encoding TonB-dependent receptor plug domain-containing protein has translation MKNIIAFTMMMGFSLVGFAQKADSTKTPRFRLRGTPIAGTEPLVIIDGNKQFIRGTTSLSAIDQDNIEAINILKDSSAVAKYGSDGFAGVIEIKTKNTIGSNLLKGKPIKPIDLNLNGKVSGFRVLPPPNGETPVGKRDLLNRDFDPKAKPLYIIDGKEVSEIKSLDQESIESIEVLKGSSAGTLHGDKGKNGVVIITTKKSRATPKKN, from the coding sequence ATGAAAAATATAATCGCTTTTACCATGATGATGGGTTTTAGTTTAGTTGGTTTTGCCCAAAAGGCAGATAGTACTAAAACACCTAGATTTAGGCTTAGAGGAACACCTATAGCTGGCACAGAACCTCTGGTTATAATTGATGGGAACAAACAGTTTATAAGGGGGACAACATCCTTAAGCGCAATTGATCAGGACAATATAGAAGCAATTAATATTTTAAAAGACAGTTCGGCAGTTGCGAAATACGGATCGGATGGATTTGCGGGCGTAATAGAAATTAAAACCAAAAATACTATAGGCTCCAACCTGCTTAAGGGCAAACCAATAAAACCTATTGATCTTAATTTAAATGGAAAAGTGTCTGGATTTCGCGTACTTCCACCACCAAACGGCGAAACACCTGTTGGGAAGCGAGACCTACTAAATAGAGATTTTGACCCCAAGGCAAAACCACTTTATATCATTGACGGAAAAGAAGTTTCAGAGATAAAAAGTTTGGATCAGGAATCTATTGAATCGATAGAAGTCCTTAAAGGCTCATCTGCAGGAACCTTACATGGTGATAAGGGCAAAAATGGAGTCGTGATTATTACCACTAAAAAAT
- a CDS encoding ABC transporter ATP-binding protein, with protein MGNYAIETVGLNFNFGNQVIVKDLSLQVPKGSIYGFLGPNGAGKTTTIKILLNLLKSPSDQVFIFGKEINSNRIATLKRIGALVEQPAIYGHLTGKENLVNRCILLGIKKTKADEMLSLVGLAEAANKKANKYSLGMKQRLGIAQALISDPELLLLDEPTNGLDPNGIIEVRNLMIDLATKHQKTILVSSHLLAEIERTATHVGIINKGQLLFQGTISELHLLSKPMLEIEVDKIESASSFLIASGYKISAKTDRIITLPFISSPKSGELNTLLIQNGFTVSSIYQQRKDLENLFLDITKTN; from the coding sequence ATGGGTAATTACGCTATCGAAACTGTAGGCTTAAACTTTAACTTCGGCAACCAGGTTATTGTAAAAGATCTTTCATTACAAGTACCAAAAGGCAGCATTTATGGCTTCTTAGGTCCAAATGGAGCCGGAAAAACAACTACCATAAAAATCCTGCTGAACCTGCTCAAATCGCCATCCGATCAGGTTTTTATATTTGGTAAAGAAATAAACAGTAATCGCATCGCTACCCTTAAACGCATTGGTGCTCTGGTAGAACAGCCAGCCATTTATGGGCATTTAACAGGAAAAGAAAACCTTGTTAACCGCTGTATTCTGTTAGGCATAAAAAAAACAAAAGCTGATGAAATGCTGTCGCTGGTAGGCTTGGCAGAAGCAGCAAATAAAAAAGCCAATAAATATTCATTAGGCATGAAACAAAGGCTAGGCATTGCACAGGCACTAATTTCAGATCCAGAGTTACTCCTACTGGATGAGCCTACCAATGGCTTAGATCCAAATGGCATTATCGAGGTTCGGAACCTGATGATCGATTTAGCCACAAAACACCAGAAAACAATACTGGTTTCAAGCCACTTATTAGCAGAAATAGAAAGAACAGCAACCCACGTTGGCATTATAAACAAAGGCCAATTATTATTTCAGGGCACGATTAGTGAACTTCATTTATTGAGCAAACCTATGCTGGAAATCGAAGTCGACAAGATTGAAAGTGCAAGCTCATTTTTAATAGCGTCGGGTTATAAAATTTCGGCAAAAACAGATAGGATAATTACATTACCATTTATTTCATCCCCAAAAAGTGGAGAATTAAACACATTATTGATCCAAAATGGTTTTACGGTGAGCAGTATTTATCAGCAACGAAAAGATCTCGAAAATTTATTTCTGGACATTACCAAAACAAACTAA
- a CDS encoding lysophospholipid acyltransferase family protein codes for MSKLLGYILSPIFYIFFGLTLCIFHPIQWLCFKLFGYKAHKVSVDILNFFLTYCQIFLFNSISFKNEYDLPTDRPIIFAANHQSMYDIPSLIWFLRKHSAKFISKIELTKGIPSISINLRLGGGANINRKDNKQAISEIIKLGRRMKENNWSTVIFPEGTRAKDGQLKTFQYGGIATILKVVPNALIVPVAIENSWKIVRFGKFPLSTGNALKWTVLKPIEPGVKPPNDITLEVENEIRKALGQPMAQPASQSV; via the coding sequence ATGAGTAAGCTTTTAGGATATATTTTAAGCCCTATTTTTTATATTTTTTTTGGATTAACCCTTTGTATCTTCCATCCTATACAATGGCTTTGCTTTAAGCTTTTTGGTTATAAAGCACATAAGGTTTCTGTGGACATCCTTAATTTTTTTCTAACCTATTGCCAGATTTTCCTTTTCAATTCAATCAGTTTTAAAAACGAATACGATCTGCCAACGGATAGACCGATTATTTTTGCTGCAAACCACCAAAGCATGTACGATATCCCTTCGTTAATTTGGTTCTTAAGGAAACATAGTGCAAAATTTATCTCTAAAATTGAGCTTACCAAAGGTATTCCATCCATATCTATTAACCTGCGCCTGGGCGGTGGAGCAAACATTAACCGGAAAGACAACAAGCAGGCCATTTCAGAAATTATAAAACTTGGCCGTAGAATGAAAGAGAATAATTGGAGCACTGTTATTTTTCCGGAGGGAACACGGGCAAAAGATGGCCAATTGAAAACATTCCAGTATGGAGGTATTGCCACGATATTAAAAGTAGTACCGAATGCGTTGATCGTTCCGGTGGCTATAGAAAATTCGTGGAAAATTGTTCGTTTTGGCAAGTTTCCATTATCCACAGGAAATGCCTTAAAATGGACAGTTTTAAAACCTATAGAACCCGGAGTAAAACCGCCGAACGATATTACATTGGAAGTAGAAAATGAAATCAGAAAGGCTTTGGGCCAACCCATGGCACAGCCCGCTTCCCAGTCAGTTTAA
- a CDS encoding sensor histidine kinase yields the protein MSLILLASFVFLLMPIFLLLYIRSYNRHKKNHVLEKQNMQQKFESEMLQARVEVQDQTMQSIATELHDNVGQLLSLTTLTLNSINLNDEGKAKKKIDNSLALVNKSIKELRELAKLLHGEQLVENGIGHAIDQEINWLNKAGTYELKINNLLIDLQIASPNKDLIILRLLQEIINNIIKHAQATHIQLDSYLTDNILHLRVVENGVGFNPEEIKSKKTGMGLNSIFKRIEMINGKLTLNSASGEGTSISIEVPYP from the coding sequence ATGTCACTCATACTATTGGCATCATTTGTTTTCCTTTTGATGCCAATATTCTTATTACTCTACATCAGATCGTACAACCGGCATAAAAAGAACCACGTTTTGGAAAAGCAGAATATGCAGCAAAAATTTGAATCCGAAATGCTTCAAGCACGGGTAGAAGTACAAGATCAAACCATGCAAAGCATAGCTACAGAATTACATGATAATGTTGGCCAGTTGCTCAGTCTTACTACACTAACACTAAACTCTATAAATTTAAATGATGAGGGAAAAGCCAAAAAGAAAATCGATAATTCATTAGCACTTGTTAACAAATCCATTAAAGAATTAAGGGAGCTGGCCAAGCTATTACATGGAGAGCAACTGGTAGAAAATGGCATTGGTCATGCGATAGATCAGGAAATTAACTGGCTTAATAAGGCCGGTACTTACGAATTAAAAATCAACAACCTGCTCATTGATCTGCAAATTGCCTCGCCAAACAAGGACTTGATCATTCTTCGTTTGCTGCAAGAAATTATCAATAATATTATAAAACATGCACAGGCAACCCATATTCAACTCGATTCATACCTGACAGACAATATTTTACACTTAAGGGTTGTAGAAAATGGAGTTGGTTTTAATCCCGAAGAAATTAAATCAAAAAAAACAGGGATGGGCCTAAATTCTATTTTTAAAAGAATTGAGATGATCAATGGAAAATTAACATTAAATTCGGCTTCAGGCGAAGGCACTTCCATTTCAATAGAAGTTCCATACCCTTAA
- a CDS encoding response regulator transcription factor produces MQDQSIFIAIVDDHTLFRSGLASLLEEFDEINITFEAVNGLDLQAKMNNNQQVQLILMDINMPVMDGFAATKWIKMNHPNVHVLALSMLEDEKAIIGMLKAGAGGYMLKESTPSDLLTAIKVIVNKGFYVNELVSGRLLVALKDSDQKPVFSARELTFLQYCSTELTYKEIADLMNVSPRTVDNYRESLFAKLNIKSRTGLVVYGIKNNLITI; encoded by the coding sequence ATGCAAGACCAAAGTATTTTTATCGCTATTGTTGATGATCACACGCTTTTCCGTTCCGGATTGGCAAGCCTATTGGAAGAATTTGATGAAATAAATATAACGTTTGAGGCTGTAAACGGATTAGATCTCCAAGCCAAAATGAACAACAACCAGCAAGTTCAACTCATATTAATGGATATTAATATGCCAGTAATGGACGGTTTTGCAGCAACTAAATGGATTAAAATGAATCATCCGAATGTACATGTACTTGCATTAAGTATGCTCGAGGATGAAAAAGCAATTATTGGAATGCTTAAGGCTGGCGCCGGGGGTTACATGCTTAAAGAATCGACCCCATCAGATCTGTTAACGGCAATTAAAGTAATTGTAAACAAGGGTTTTTATGTAAACGAGTTGGTATCTGGCAGACTTTTAGTGGCACTGAAAGACAGCGATCAAAAGCCGGTATTCTCTGCAAGAGAGCTCACATTTTTGCAATATTGCAGTACCGAACTTACTTATAAGGAAATTGCAGACCTCATGAATGTAAGTCCGCGCACAGTAGACAACTATCGGGAATCTCTTTTTGCCAAACTAAATATTAAATCGCGCACAGGATTGGTCGTTTATGGCATCAAAAACAACCTGATCACCATCTAG
- a CDS encoding sensor histidine kinase — protein sequence MKQSRAPLILHITYWGLIFMFLIAMSAFREGSATMKDYFLSFGVIGIINVSLFYINYIFLIPGLIKRQKKYWIYFLSFFLLLIAGTFLKTVLAVLNPEELLTYRVEKEVRNFSVNSFALNAAFFSGFFLISSCIIKFIIDWFSSERVQRNLENERREMELQFLKSQLNPHFLFNSLNNIYSLAYQKSDKTADAIMKLSEIMRYMIYESNTPTVALSKEVDYLTSYIELQKIRFKDGAYIELTLNGEIDNQKIVPLMLISFVENAFKHGVVNDPAEPVKINIIANQKILHFSVVNKKNQQNKDAQGGVGLTNVERRLQLVYPDRYKLNVVNSATHYTCELMIDI from the coding sequence ATGAAACAAAGCAGGGCCCCTTTAATTTTACATATTACATACTGGGGATTGATTTTTATGTTCCTGATCGCAATGTCTGCATTCAGGGAGGGTAGCGCAACAATGAAAGATTATTTTTTATCTTTTGGTGTAATCGGTATTATCAACGTTTCTCTTTTTTATATCAATTATATTTTCTTAATACCTGGATTGATCAAGAGGCAGAAAAAATACTGGATTTACTTCCTTTCATTCTTCCTGTTGCTAATTGCCGGTACGTTTTTGAAAACGGTGCTAGCGGTTCTTAATCCCGAAGAGCTATTGACCTATAGAGTTGAAAAAGAGGTACGCAATTTTTCTGTGAATAGCTTTGCATTGAATGCGGCCTTTTTCTCTGGTTTTTTCCTGATCAGCAGTTGTATCATTAAATTTATTATCGATTGGTTTTCTAGCGAGCGGGTTCAGCGTAATCTCGAAAACGAACGCCGCGAAATGGAGCTCCAGTTTTTAAAATCGCAGTTAAACCCACATTTTCTTTTTAACTCGCTCAATAATATCTATTCGCTGGCCTATCAGAAATCAGACAAAACCGCCGATGCCATTATGAAGCTTTCGGAGATTATGCGTTACATGATTTATGAGAGCAATACGCCAACTGTAGCGTTAAGTAAAGAAGTAGACTATTTAACCAGTTATATCGAACTACAAAAAATAAGGTTTAAAGATGGTGCTTATATAGAGCTTACCTTAAACGGCGAAATTGACAATCAAAAAATTGTTCCTTTAATGTTGATTTCGTTTGTAGAAAATGCATTTAAACATGGGGTAGTGAACGATCCGGCCGAACCAGTAAAAATCAATATCATTGCTAACCAGAAGATTTTGCATTTTAGTGTAGTAAATAAAAAGAACCAACAGAATAAAGATGCGCAGGGGGGCGTGGGTTTAACCAATGTAGAACGACGGTTACAATTGGTTTATCCTGATAGATATAAATTAAATGTTGTAAATTCGGCTACTCATTATACCTGCGAACTGATGATTGACATATAA
- a CDS encoding BlaI/MecI/CopY family transcriptional regulator → MEIKDLTKAEEQIMQVLWQLEKAFVKEVIDELPLPKPAYNTVSTIIRILETKGFIGHEAFGKAHQYYPLISREEYKRHATEKLLGNYFENSVESMFSFFVKEEKLDLSDVDEILKMINKIKHKPK, encoded by the coding sequence ATGGAAATTAAAGATTTAACCAAAGCCGAAGAACAGATTATGCAGGTTTTATGGCAATTGGAAAAAGCATTCGTCAAAGAAGTTATTGATGAGCTACCCCTCCCTAAACCTGCTTACAATACCGTATCAACCATTATTAGAATTTTAGAAACCAAAGGTTTTATTGGTCACGAAGCTTTCGGTAAGGCCCACCAATATTATCCTTTGATCAGCAGAGAAGAATATAAACGCCATGCAACAGAAAAACTGTTGGGCAATTACTTCGAAAATTCGGTAGAGAGTATGTTCTCTTTTTTCGTTAAGGAAGAAAAACTGGATTTAAGCGATGTTGATGAAATTTTAAAAATGATCAATAAAATTAAACATAAGCCAAAATGA
- a CDS encoding M28 family metallopeptidase translates to MIKKFTITALAFGLCFSAFAQDTPDAAVVQKIRKEGLENSKAMDIAFNLTDVSGPRLSNSPGLKKAQDWAVKQLTDWGLKNVHLEAWGTFGKGWQIDKYYAATTLPYYHTIIASPKAWTPGTNGPIKSQVILIKADSVADLAKYKGKLAGKIIMMDQGTPLASGVKPDFSRYADTTLAQMAAAKPQTAGPRQRPTGGPMADRMAQMMKMREIRAAMSAMLVEEKVGLILTYARGGQGTFFTSNGASYALDAKPVSPELEVAAEDFLHILRLLRAGKPVEIEADIKTSFYDQDPQGYNVIAEIPGTDKKLKDEVVMIGGHFDSWHAATGATDNAAGSTVMMEAMRILKAIDFKPKRTIRIALWSSEEQGLFGSRGYVAKHFGDPKTMVLTPDQKKISAYYNLDNGTGKIRGVYLQGNVAAGPIFQSWLTPFNDLGATTITINNTGGTDHQAFDAVGIPGFQFIQDPADYNTRTHHSNMDTYDRLVEDDLKQAATIIASFVYNTSQREAQIPRKELPAPQPARP, encoded by the coding sequence ATGATCAAAAAATTTACAATCACAGCATTGGCCTTTGGCCTGTGCTTTTCGGCTTTTGCACAAGATACCCCTGATGCAGCTGTAGTACAAAAAATAAGAAAGGAAGGTCTGGAAAATTCGAAGGCAATGGATATTGCTTTTAATTTAACTGATGTAAGTGGTCCACGTTTATCAAATTCTCCGGGGTTAAAAAAAGCACAGGATTGGGCAGTGAAGCAACTAACTGATTGGGGATTAAAAAATGTACACCTCGAAGCCTGGGGAACTTTCGGTAAAGGCTGGCAGATTGATAAATACTATGCTGCCACCACACTCCCTTATTATCATACCATTATTGCCTCTCCTAAAGCATGGACACCTGGTACAAATGGCCCGATCAAATCGCAGGTAATTTTAATCAAGGCCGATAGTGTTGCCGATTTAGCAAAATATAAAGGAAAATTGGCCGGAAAAATCATTATGATGGATCAGGGCACTCCACTGGCAAGTGGCGTTAAACCTGATTTTTCGCGCTATGCCGATACTACCCTGGCACAAATGGCCGCAGCAAAACCACAAACTGCAGGCCCAAGACAACGCCCTACTGGCGGGCCAATGGCCGATAGAATGGCGCAGATGATGAAAATGCGTGAAATCCGCGCGGCAATGAGTGCCATGTTGGTAGAAGAAAAAGTAGGTTTAATTTTAACTTATGCCCGTGGAGGACAGGGGACTTTTTTCACCAGTAACGGTGCTTCTTATGCTTTAGATGCAAAACCGGTATCGCCTGAACTTGAAGTTGCAGCAGAAGATTTCTTGCATATATTGCGTCTTTTACGTGCTGGCAAGCCTGTAGAAATTGAAGCCGATATCAAAACCTCTTTTTATGACCAGGATCCTCAAGGATATAACGTAATTGCCGAAATACCCGGAACCGATAAAAAACTAAAAGATGAAGTGGTAATGATTGGCGGGCACTTCGATTCGTGGCATGCGGCAACGGGCGCTACAGATAATGCAGCAGGTTCTACCGTAATGATGGAAGCCATGCGTATTTTAAAAGCGATAGATTTTAAACCGAAGCGCACCATCCGTATTGCACTTTGGAGCTCGGAAGAGCAAGGTTTATTTGGATCAAGAGGCTATGTAGCAAAACATTTCGGCGATCCAAAAACAATGGTATTAACGCCAGATCAGAAAAAAATATCAGCTTATTACAACCTTGACAATGGAACAGGGAAAATCCGCGGTGTATATTTACAGGGCAATGTAGCGGCTGGTCCGATTTTCCAAAGCTGGTTAACACCTTTTAACGATCTTGGTGCAACTACCATCACCATCAATAATACAGGTGGTACCGATCACCAGGCATTTGATGCCGTAGGCATCCCGGGTTTCCAGTTTATTCAGGATCCTGCCGATTACAATACCCGTACCCACCATAGCAATATGGATACTTATGATAGACTTGTTGAGGATGATTTAAAACAGGCGGCAACCATCATCGCTTCTTTTGTTTACAATACTTCGCAGCGCGAGGCACAGATTCCACGAAAAGAACTGCCTGCTCCACAACCGGCAAGACCTTAA